A stretch of DNA from Plutella xylostella chromosome 16, ilPluXylo3.1, whole genome shotgun sequence:
ATTCTTCTCGTAAGATAATTACTTGTGTTCCTGTCAGATCGGCGTGAGCAGTCATGTCATTGACTGTCCAGGGTGTGCAGGACCGACGTAGAGGTACCTAGGTACGTCGACGTTAGGTATGCAGCGATGCGACGGATATAAGGAAACTACATGTGATACGTCACACAAGTTAGGCTCCTTTCATGCAGCTACTTACTTGCATGTTTTTCAGTACGTAAGTTAATAATCAAATGTAGACGCATTTGAAAGTGAGATAAAGagaaataaaatctttgaagaaCAAAACTTTACAAAGTATGATAGCCGATCCACGACCGCATCGCGTCCGTGAAAAACCATTCGAATTTTCTCTCATCTTTTCTCGCTGAACAAAATGAGACAGCACTACAAAAACAAGAGAAGttatacttttatattttagagAATAAGGTTGGCAATTCAACAGCTGAACTAACAGTCCTGAGCAGATGGTGATACTAGCTCATTATCACACGAATCGCCAAACCCTATTtgcatatattttaattaattatgaatcgACGGTCGCCCGGCTATTTAATTTTCAGAAgagaaatttaatttaatttcctcTCGTTATCGTTAAGGGTAACTTCTTGGGACTTACAATTTGCGTTTCTGACAAAAACGAACTGCTGCAAGTTGCAATAAATTGGACAACTAACCATTCGTTCAATGATATAAATAATCTAAGGGCTTGTTTCACATTGTATGGATAATTAGTACTTGTTGGATAAAAGACATGTTGTCACTGTCTAAACAGTggcaaaatgtattttatcccacaCGTAGCCATTAATTATCCAGATATTGTGTGTGAAACGGGGGCTAAGTATACTGAAagaatttatgtaagtatttttatgtaaaattttgttaagATATAAATATCCCAACAACTTACTACTACTACACTACCCATACCCAACCACCATATTGCCGCGTCTCGTCTACACTCTTGTTACGTTTCTCAAATATGGCCTTATCGTGTCATAATCGACCACCAAACCTCAACATTTCACATTCACCATATAATATATGCTGTGGACGCAAATAGTTAGGTCCATTGGCAGTGGTTTTGCTGTGGTTGGCTTACTAAACATTCAGCCAGCCACCTTCAAGATCTTTTAAactaatacattatttacatggcatataaaatattatgttattgacATTATGTTATTCCTTTGCAGGATTACAATACATGCTTTTGTTTGAACAAAGCTAAACTATAATGAGCACTAACACAACACCCCAAgggtaaaataaaatgtagtttGCATACAAAATCGCTCGTTCGGCTTACCACGTCGATCTCCTGAGTAATGTTGTACAAAACCAATGAACTGAAAACGGCAGCATCAACATCTTCGTTTTGCTGTAGTCTAATAACTTATTTTGCTATCCTTACCCCGCGTCCCGCACAGGATTCGAAGCTTTGTTGTTTGGGTAGTAAAGTTTAGATTTCTTTGGGTAACTAATTGTTTTCCTGACATTTAAATGGGGCGCCATTTTCAAATGTCCGTTTGTTGCGCGGCTGATTCACAGTGCGGTTCGGTATTTAGCCCGCTACCATGGACTCTGTTCTcgaaaagtacttatacagggtgctgcaaAAATTCTGTTTCAGTTTTCAATACTTGTAGCACCTAACACTTTGTAACCTTTTTTAAACACTTTTACAAACGGTTTGTGGATATTGTAGGATgggtattataattaaagtatCAGTCATTTATGAGAACTGAATGTTAGGTTCCAAACTTAGCAACAGCCTTATTTCCTACTCCTACTCTTTAAACTTCAGAATCTGCACTAAGTAATAAAGAGGAAATATTTGAATGTTCATTTGTATTGAATAGGCTCGTTTAGTACATTGCTGATATGTAACATATTTCATTAAGTATAAACTTACATTATCCCAGAGTTCTATAGGCTATTATCCcggttttattattatactatagGTTTTTATCCCGGGAAAAATCTGCTACGCTTGAGGAAAAGCTATTTGGAATAAAGGCACAAATCTAGTAACGTAACCGTAGTAACAAAAGCCAGGATGGGTGATGGAGGGCGGTCCCGCTTACACCGacgtaaataaatatcagAGAGTGATAAAAATGGAGATCAGCCGAGCCGATGAATCCGCCATTTTAAACTGAGCCGTTGAATAGTAACTAGGTGCTTATTTAGAGGATTTTTATGAAGCCTGCTTTGTGTCTAACTGAAAAAGGTCTCCTATAAAGTATCTACAAACATTTTCGCCGATTCTGTAGATAGGGCACACGGGTGGTTCGGACAGAGTTTGTCATATTTAGCACAGTTTTGATGGTAAAGCCCTTAAATTTGTGATATGCATAATCAAAACTAGGCAGCCAATATATACCTTTCGACATTGCGTAAAATGTACCTTCAGTCAGGATTTACATCTCAAATAGAATAATTTATCCTCCTAATTCTATACGACTTACTGTGCCATATAACACCCACATGTTTACTTCCTTGTGCTACAGCAATACGACTAAAGCCGCTTATTCACAGCCACATTGATGAAAGGGGTAATGTTAATCTAGTGAATCTAATTGGATGATACTCAAAAGAGCCAACTACTAATCAGGCAGCGTTATACCACTTctgtatacctacaatatcTAGTATACTCGGAATAAGTGGTACAGACCCTaaagcatgaattttcatcgtgaacgtgaagtaaacttactcgatgaattttgtaggaaaattATAGTCCCGCTACGGATACCGATATAGTGAAAATTGTGCTAGTTTTTATTCTAGACAAAATAGGCACTGTAATGtgggtatattattttattgagacGTATGTACATGTATTTTCTTACACTCCTAAATGTACAAATACTGCATTGATTaatctttattatttgttgttgtACTTCATATACttcatatacttatatacacatttttgtacctaagtatgGCTGAATCCACTGGCGAAACATTCTAATTTCTAAACGTCcttcttaattattattaaggaaTGATTGTAAGTCTATTCTCTAGCGTGGGCATGTTCGGTGTAATTTTCTTCACGTAGTTCTCTAACATTTCCCGGTCCAAGCCGATGCTCCTCGCGTCCCGGCCATGCTCGCTGATCATCTGAAAGCAAAGTTTGGATAAACATAAAAAGAGGCACATAGCATTTCCCATGGCTTTATTGCCTAAAAGGGTAGTCAAAAGTGAGTCACCTATATACTACCCACAGTCTCTATTGTACATAAGAAATGGTTGTGAGCTAGGTAACTAGACTAATAATTACAAGTTTAACGAAATTAACTGTAggtactaccacaaaaaccttaaacactgtttaacaagtgtttaaaacgaaatttgacagattttgtaggcgtttcacagcgctaaacacctgttataCTGTCTAAGtgtttgtggtaaggccctaaaAGTTTTGGAGCACTTTAATTTtgtgacatatttttatgtttcttgCAAAAACAAAGAGGATTGTAAGAATTAAGAATATTTCCTTATTCAAACTACGTATCAAACAAACAACACTGTAACTTACGGAGTAATGGCCCCCCTTCGCCACGAAGTCAGTGACTGTCAGCTGGTACTCCCTCTCAGGGTCGAGGGGAACGAACTCATCTCCCTCTCTCACTAGCACCTTCACCGCCTTCAATTGTTTCACACTCAGCGTGAGCTGAACGCCTGTAGCAAAACACATTCGTGAATACAGGGTGCATGTAAATGACATGCCCAGTGCAtgtcatttacattttaaacacctgtacccgtatcacgaaaattcgagctaacgtatagaatcgaaagcgagtgcgacaactgtcaattttataggtaaaaagtgttcgaaagtgctgtcaagttgccactagtcgcactcgctttcgattctatattgttcgtgatcgccctgctggTCTACTGATGAAATTTCCCTAAAGACATACTCtcgcaaaataaaaatatcagtaGATATGTAATTAGAGTTAAGAGCTGGAAGTGCCCGACTGGTCAGAATTGGCACAGAATAGAGAAGATTGGCGCACTTTAATGtcggaggccaagatccacttagggtcgctgagccagcggagtgCACCTAAGAAAATAGTTAGTTAACTTTTTCGGTATATCTTATTGTACTActacttttttattatgttgccatcatagaataacaaactcgttgttctatggttgcCATGGATCAGATGCGTTCGATAGCACTGGTGGGAACGGAATCCTTTCACATTGTATTAGCATAGCACATACAGGGTGGAGAAGCAccattacaaataaattatataatttggAGACGTTAAAGGTTTTTCAGAGGGCTAAATTCAGAAAGAATGCTGCTatcgtaccaccaccgacacattagcaattaacaatccataagcagcgtcgcctGTCTAACAACTGTCATATTCATACAAGTAACGTGAAATTAGCGAGAGAAAGAAGCGAGCGCGGCGCTgttttaattgctaatgttcggtggtggtaatcCCACAGTTAGTTCTTACCAGAAACTTGAGTCAATGAGGGTGAGGCAAATGGATCCTCACTCCACGTGTGAAGGAAAGATTTCTCGAAGGCCTGAACCAAGTACTTTCCTTTCAGTGCCAAAGTTACGATCTGGTTAGAAAACGGCAGAGTAGTTATCAAGTCTCCTCTAGTTATgtctgaaaagaaaaaaaacttataatcgGGCAAGGTACAGTCCGCAAAAAGGCAGTATACGCCTAATTAAGTGCCAAAACTGTAATTTTAAGCAGAATTATGCCAAAATGTTGGTGCAGAAATCGCGCAAAAAGTGCGccatgaaacaaaaaaatattcttatgacattaaattttataataaaatcttcaTTCATATCCATATTAATACCCTTTCCCTGTAGCGTTTAAATGAATCATTTttataagaatattttattgcttacttattttagtttttgaaCAACAATGTAATTGTTTTACATACTTACCGCCTTTAGAAACAGAACCTCGCAAATTACTCTTTGTGATAAACGCTACGTGTGGCAGATTGGAAATGTTTTTCGATTTAGCCTGAAATGAAATAGACACAAAATaggaaattaaaaataaatattaccacAACTAAACTTCCATCAAACTCGGTGGCAATAATGCTGCTAATATGTATTAAAGTCGACTTTGACGGTGAATTAACAGAGTCGTATTTGAGGAACTTACTAATAAATATTCGAATAAATACCACGTAAATGCGTGGTATTTATGCAACCAAATATAAGAATTATCTAGACACGCGGTAGCGTCTAGCCAAGTTCAATGGTCAGtcctgtaatttatttataagtaacagtaggtataacatgtcatatattatcttcttataacataaaattatgtattgtagCCTAAGGTCTGTCTTGGCTAGTTTTCATATATGAATTATAACATATCACAAGTTAAACCTATAAgaattcttattttataattccGATAATTTGTATTGTTGGTAGAAACTAGCGATGAAACAGGTAGGTGTATAAAAACTAGCCAAATCAGACCTTAGGctacaatacataattttatgttataagataatatatgacatgttatacctactgttacttataaataaattacaggaCTGACCATTGAACTTGGCACCCATTTAGATCTCACTTCTTTTGTCGTTGAAGTCAACAACCAAGGCATTTATCATGATATTGAACTTGGctcttattttacatttatgtttttgatgggatccATATATTGTGAAGCAGGCACTAAAACTCACAGCATCAAGGTAGCTGTCAGCCACGAGGTTCCCGACGGCGCACTCGCCCGAGTCACACGACGCCGACGACAGGTCGTGTGGAGAATAGCCCACCACCTCCCCGACTATGGAGTGCAGTTTGTCAGAATAGGGCTGCATGAGCGCCTTTATTGATgggtctgaaataaatcacagaaaacaatattaatatcGATTTTCTCGCCAAATTTACATCTCAATAAGTTGTTACCGTGGGAATCACGGGACATAAAGTACATAGCCTACGCGTTATTCAATTACAGTGTTTGTAATTGAATaacactcacaaactttcgtcTTTATAATATAGTGTCATGGACATAGACAGTCATGGTGTGATGATGCCATGATATTTACTTTTAAGACTTGTATTGAGCGGCTAATacctttataattatatcagcCAAATACCGTGTCAAACATCCCTTAAACTTATCTGAGCATACCAAGTCTTCgactaaactttttttttctttctttttaaacaaacaaacgtCATACCTTCAGGAATAGACCTGTTCAGAAACACAGGGGTGCCCTCAAAATGCTGGACCTCTCCCTCATCATCGAAGAACACCGTCAGGTTGCCGAGGTACTTGCTGTACGCCGAAGCTTGCACTATCACCACCTGGAAACCACGTTCAAATTCGGGAAAGGGTTTATGTTAGTTAAgtcagttaaaaaaaacttaagaatGTTAACTCTACATTGGGCTACATTGGGTTTgcagttttatataaatttaaagcATATCTCAAAGATATTACGTATTATCAGAGTCTGTATGTACCATCGTAATCGTTCACTGCTGCTCGACATACACATAAGCATTTCGCAAGGAGAGTGAGCACCCTTCCTCATCTAATTTTGTATCGGGAACATTTTTAATCCGATTTTCCATGGTCGTGGCCCAAATGTCACTCAGAATGACATTATTTCgtcttgttattgttgttgttgtcctaAGGTACCCCGGTGGTAAAAAGGGCCTTTACCTATTATTCGCCTATGATTTCGGCTTAAAATACCCTTTTaccaacaccctgtataaaaccACATCTAACCTGCAAACACAGCCCACCTTATGTCCAGGCGCAGAGTCCGGCGCGACCACCACCGGGTACGGCCCTTGCGCCAGCTCTGGGCTCGGGGGCGTCCCACTCCAGAGCAGGCTGTGCGAGTGGCCCCCCACGATCACGTCTATGTGCTCACCCGCCTCCTTCGCTATCTTTCTGCAACAACATTAATACCCTATAGACCAAAatgtctgaaaataaatgtttttttaatattatttaaattgagGACTGTATATTTGAAAGTTTATAAATGGTTTGTTATGATgagatatttatatatatatatatatgtatgtttacagtaaaattcatgttttcattcaattaaatttataggTCTGATTACTAACGAggtttcaaattaattaatacttaatgAAAACCTGTGTTAATTAATCTTGAAAAAACAATACACATTGAGATGTctgtaaaaacaatatttgaaatatcattattatcataaagTGTTTTACGTAATAACCCTAATAAAATATGACCTATGtgctttataaaataatttgcaTTTAGATCCCAACCCTCTGAACTCTAGTTCAAACAACGATCTTAGtacttatttagttatttatttattcctaGAAATATTTTCCAAGTATTTGTATCGTAACAACTTATCggtgtaaaaaaacaaaacttccattgtgttgcaaaaagtatgaaattttcatcattcaagttaaaatattttaactttcAGAATCTAATCCGTCTAGACAAGCTAGAAAATATTATGGAAGCACTAGTTTTTGCATTTAAATAGCTCTACGATGGAGCTGAAATGAGTGTTATAAAAATGAAGTGCCCATATAAAGTAAGTTACAGTACATTAACTGTAGTGTGTCTATGATTGCAACATAAATAACCATCCACTTTTAAAGTGCAGCACTAACGTAGGAGTTGAGTAACAATACCTAATCTTCAACAGTAAAGTTATCAAGAGGAAAGAGATGTGAGGATAAGATATAGAGATACTTAATAGCAGATTGCTCGTGACCCTCACGGAAAGGAACGTAAAAGGCAAGTGTCATCAGCTAATATTcatagttataatattatgttttagttGTGCTGGTAATAAAAAGGGAATtcattgtataataattactaatttattgtttatattgaaaatataattccaTCCTACACACTAATTTCTATCACGTATAGTCTGCATTACAGCTATCATATATAATTTTCTATATTACTAGTTTTTTCACAGTGACAAGGTACAGCAAACGAATTGTAAGTAGCTTATTTTTACGAAGTTAAAAGATTCAtgagaatttatttttactcgATTGTGCGAAGTGGGATTATGTCGGTGAAGGACTAACGTGGTATGTATATAAATTGCCTCATTATGTGCTGAACTTATGATTTTCAGGGAAGGTTCAGAGAACAATGATTATCATTAATTACCTTCAGTTTCTTTTGTGAAGTGCAGTgaagatatacagggtgttgcaaaattggtatactaagccgaaacctacatgtgcagcatgttatatctaagcccgaaactgaaatcagaatttggaaattcgcgaaaaaaaaaacttttttctatagtaaaaagtcacgtgaccaacaaagtttctatagaaaatgattttttttttcgcgaattttcaaattctgatttcagtttcaggcttagatataacatgctgcacatgtaggtttcggcttagtataccctttttgcaacaccctgtatattgttttCTTTTGGAGGCGTaaactatgtacttacatcAATATGATGATTTCATGAACACGTATCCTCTTCATTCGAGATAAAATACTGAATACTTATTCTAGATTTTCCTTATGCTCAGCCACTTTATTCGCGCTATCGCTATACTCGTAACTGTATGGTAGTAATCTTGACTACATTAGTTACATTGCTGAGGGAATACATTAGgccttttttatttactatgaaAGTTTTAAATTGAGTGCTGGACATTCAGGAGCCTCTGCTTgggccgatgatgatgatgatgcaagTTAACGTTTTCCGGCATACAAAATGGCGCTTCTTgcagaaaatattataaagtaggtaaatcTACCCACCTATATATGATGACACAGTACCAATAATTGCACGATGTGCTATGTTCTtttccagggtctagaccatatgtataccaaatttcattcaaatccgtatagtacttttggcgtgaaagagtaacagacagacagacacagttactttggcatttataatattatatagttaggattaggattaaaGCAGTAAGTAATACCTCTTACTTGTCAACAATGAGTCCGCAGTGGGATAGTAGAATGATTATGTCGATTCCCTCTCGGGTGAGTTTCTCGGCGTAGAACTTCGTAGTGTTGACAGGGTCAAGGAACACCACACCATCTGGGCTTGACGAATACTGAaacatagtttattttattataaatatttgaccGGTGTCCAGAGTTGAAGCGTGCAATAAAGGTCCGATGAATACTATGCTCACGAGCATGGAAAAAGTTccatggaacgtcaatggaggatggaactttttcattgctcgtgaatgtattattattatgtcacaCGTAAGCCTTTACAAGTCTACAGCTGCTGGATGTAGGGTTGTCACTCACACCACACCCGTTTCTGTAGTAATCAGGCCCATAAACCCCACACTCCGTCCCCCTCGCCGCAGCACGCTGTGCGCTGTGACTATGAAGATGTAGGGTAGTCAACTGGTCACTCACAGCCAGCTCTCAATGGTGATGAGTACGATGACCCTGTAATGCCCTGCATGGAGAGCTTGTAAGTGAAAATGTAGGGTTGTCACTCACAGCACTCCCAATGATGACGAGTATACGATCGATGGCCCTGTAATACCCTGAATGGAGAGCTTGCAagtaaattatacatatatagggTTATCACTCACAGCAGTCTCAGTAGTAATCAGCCCAATAACCCCCACACTTCTCCCGCCTCTCTCCAGCACGGTATGCGCTTGCGCAAGCCCCTGCAGGCGCGGCTCCCGGCTGGCGTCCATGTTGGCGGCCAGTACGGGCGCGCGCAGGGCTGAGATGTAGGGTACTAGGCCCGACACGTGGTCATCGAACTCGTGGTTGCCGAGGGCCTGGAACAAAAGATACACCGATTTTGTATAGAAAGATAAACCGATAGCTATGTCAAGTCACTCTCCATTGTAGCCAGTTTCAATCGTGAGTACACCCgaagtccaccaacccgcactaggctagcgtggtggactaggcctaaaaccttTCCTtgattggaaggagacccgtgccccagcagtggggacgtgatgaaTACGTCTAATTTATGATCAAACGAACTTACCTGTACTTAATGTAAGTGAAAGtggtatcgattctgaagggcacattctaaaattaacgctgtcagttaaatttagagattttagctaattttaaaattaggaagTGCGCGCTTCAGAATCGGTACCATTGTCGACTTTACTCGGTCGGTAACGTTAGAAACTATGtaataaaacgcatacaaaATCCAGCGATCCGACGATGTTGGTGATCCGCACACAGCTATGAAGCGAATAATTCGTctcaatttatattaattagaaTAATTAGAGTGTCGGTGACAACcattaggtacattttgtATAGCACggtcaaattataaatatcttcGTTTAGTCTCAGTTTAGTAGAATTTCTTAGTAATTCATAACATAGCGTATTAAGCTTAACGAATTACGCCTTTTAACAAAAGAAActccaaaaacataaattatttatacttgTTTTAGATAATGTACTGAAAATGCCTCTAATTTGGTTCTTACACGGCAAATTTAGGTATAAACCAGCCAATCCTTTCGCCACGGCGACAAACCCAATCTAATCACTTTGTGTTAGTCACCAACACGATTCGATTCAACGATCTCCAATACcttcaaaaacaaaagaaactcatgtcaaaaacaaaactaactCACGTGAGCGTCATTCGGCAGCATATTGATAAAATGCTGTGTCACGTTCCACTTGAGCAGCGTGTACCAGTAGGTGCCCTGGAAGCTGTCGCCGGCGTTCAGCAGCAGGGCGTCGGGCCTGGTCCTCTTCAGCGCCATCACCTCGTGGTAGAGCCGCGCGAAGCCACCGAGACAGCGGCTGTCGTTGGTGCTGCATAGCGGGTAGTCCACTGATGTCTCTTCGAATCTGGAATCGGAGAAGGGATAGTAATTGGTAGGGTGCGGCAAAAGTGGTGTAGGTCATTTTTGGGGCATCGTTTATACTTATTTCATAACAAAAAGAGATGCAAATTTGAAGTTAACAAATTAATAGGaaggtacttataggtattataggtaagtactccTATGTgttaagaaaataattattatatagtaaatatttgtaaataagtacccTAAGTAAATAATAGGGCATGAAAACTACATGTACTGTAAACTGATACGATAGGTTGTACCTAAAACCAGTTCTATTAATCTAACGGTGAGCGAGCGAAATATTTCGACTGGAACTAAAATTAAGTGTGTTAAGTTTAAAAGGGACAGTGTTTCACTgcacaaacaataaataaatgtagaaCTACTAAGGGTTGACTTATGCTATGAGCATTGAGTGTTTTGTACAAGTGAAAACCGATAAGACGTGTACCTATAGAATTAAATAAgaagtatgtatattattatgtttataagtacttatatatttattgttaaacgcctacgtacctacctaccgtagAAAATATGAAACATGATTAATCTCCACATTTGGGAACTATGTACTTTCATCAGAAAGGCCATTTCCTAATGTTAGAAGGGCTTCTGTGACTTTGACTTTACAATATTAGTTTTCGTCACAAGGTTTCAAAGATAAAGGTAACGCAACGTCTAATTATTCAACCTTGCTATTCTACGATATTGCTACTCGTGTTATTCAATTATAAACACACTCGTACGTCTTTGATAAAAATACAcccacgagcaatgaaaaagtttcacttagGTAGATACATAACTGTACCTCAGAGTTCAGTCAGAggtaaaaaaatgtaagtccagtttaaataaaaaacttttgaTTTTACGCTATTGAAATCGCGTGAATTTACTTTCTCAGATAAGTGAAAAAAAGACtcagtaaatttatattttgattaaaatattacttaagtacttacttttttcgttagtacctactgtaagcaaaacttataatataattatctcTAATCCCCTCATTAATTTaccttacttattttaattgaaacaaaCTTAAACACTATTGCTTGCCTTGGAAGAAGACTATTaatctcttttgctgactgtaaacttataaatattaaataaagtatGCATGTAAACTTATAGAATACTaactgttcccgcgagcttcgcttcgccttaaaaagttttcccgtgggaattccgggataaaaaggtctaaaccctatgtataccaaacttcatccaaatccgttaagtagttttggcgtgaaagagtaacagacagacagacacagttactttcgcatttataatattagaataggatagataattatgaattctctaataagaaataaattatCCTTCAAACGATTCTAGTTTTTGTGAGGTAGTGCCCCGTTTGCCTCTAAGGAACAAGGAAATGAAGAAATGtagcatttattataataaattacagaTTATATTGCGGCTGCATCTGAATAACTATAAGTATTATTCTATTAATCTATCTATGCTACgtattttccatatttaacCTTTAGGAGGctataaaatcatttcaatcaaaagttgCCTGGTAGAGAtggctataagcaataagatcgccttataaagagtattgtaattattaatgtaagtaatCGTAGCTCTCACAATCTGTAGGTAATTTTAAGTGGCAATGGGCCGGTTATAAGCCAAGTATCAATAGCCGTAACTACATAATCTccctataattattttgactGTAATGACTGCCTACGATACGAGTAATGCCACCAATGCAGGTCATTTCTAGGACAGACCCC
This window harbors:
- the LOC105395196 gene encoding apyrase, translating into MYIHKIVHKNCLFICAVYFFKMTCEHFVTVKSVVCISVLCFFLNKSFVSSFVLKKIEPFRLDIIHYNDFHDRFEETSVDYPLCSTNDSRCLGGFARLYHEVMALKRTRPDALLLNAGDSFQGTYWYTLLKWNVTQHFINMLPNDAHALGNHEFDDHVSGLVPYISALRAPVLAANMDASREPRLQGLAQAHTVLERGGRSVGVIGLITTETAYSSSPDGVVFLDPVNTTKFYAEKLTREGIDIIILLSHCGLIVDKKIAKEAGEHIDVIVGGHSHSLLWSGTPPSPELAQGPYPVVVAPDSAPGHKVVIVQASAYSKYLGNLTVFFDDEGEVQHFEGTPVFLNRSIPEDPSIKALMQPYSDKLHSIVGEVVGYSPHDLSSASCDSGECAVGNLVADSYLDAAKSKNISNLPHVAFITKSNLRGSVSKGDITRGDLITTLPFSNQIVTLALKGKYLVQAFEKSFLHTWSEDPFASPSLTQVSGVQLTLSVKQLKAVKVLVREGDEFVPLDPEREYQLTVTDFVAKGGHYSMISEHGRDARSIGLDREMLENYVKKITPNMPTLENRLTIIP